The Plasmodium berghei ANKA genome assembly, chromosome: 12 genome contains a region encoding:
- a CDS encoding dynein light chain Tctex-type, putative, translating into MENDTILESHNYVNEIYSIIDDVLKNKTYSNGEINKWSNIICEECMKCLYSKMLPLKYIISCYILKNSNAETSIQYSTYWGKDDRHLQICWPHDQNNCNMLCYINVYALKVSDGSVAHI; encoded by the exons ATGGAGAATGAT ACAATATTGGAAAGCCATAATTATGtcaatgaaatatattccATTATCGATG ACGTTTTAAAGAACAAAACGTACTCAAATGGTGAA ATTAACAAATGGTCCAACATAATTTGTGAAGAATGCATGAAGTGTTTATACTCGAAAATGCTTCCTCTAAAATACATTA TAAgttgttatattttaaagaattCGAATGCAGAGACTTCTATTCAATATTCCACTTACTGGGGAAAAGATGACA gaCATCTTCAAATATGTTGGCCACATGATCAAAATAATTGCAACATGCTTTGCTACATTAACGTCTATGCCTTAAAAGTATCAGATGGATCAGTAGCTCATATTTAA